The following is a genomic window from Asterias amurensis chromosome 8, ASM3211899v1.
ccaagcgtccaaaaagtctcccattgtctgTGGCTCGGACATAAATACTTTGATGGATCCTTACGCCCCCTTCCGGGGCAAAATATACGGGATTCTGTCTTTAGTGATCCTGGCCATAAATATTCGCGTATAAATTATGTAAATGCATGATCTCCTTTGCAACTGGGATTTACCTCAATAATCTCCCAGGTACTACCGATCCTGATAACTAAGTCTGGACGATCCGATAAGATATACCAAAGCTGGTCTGCCTTTTCACACATCTCATGCATGTCCTGTCTTGGAGACCTCTAGATAACAATAACACAGCAAAAGTAGGTGTATTTATAATATATGACCAATCGGCCGATTAAAGcccgtttcatacttcctgcgaatgccaatGCGCCACGGCCCGGTTTTCGCAGCggatgttttgcaggagttgccCGGTGTTCAACTCGCTCGTGTGAATTATTCGGTGCGAATTAAATTGCGACGActaaattcgtatcgcattagCAATCGTAGGTAGTATGAATCGGACTAGAAGAAGGGTATAGACGATGTggcctctgacgtcacacgaaaaccataacatgattcgtgcgcataccgccgggcaaaacctttgtgttttggcagccagctagaaagtgtgtgcgatcttaccatgactacgtgtctttttgcccggcgaaacatgacgtatacagtgttttttcaacagagggcggtttgaatgtaaacataggtcacatcgtctattatCTTTTTACCCTCGGAGCAGCCGAGGGGCCCGGTGGAAGGACCACCTTCAATTTTGCTGCAAGATATTCCACAATAAAGAGTAGAACAATTATTTCGCATCGACTAAGACTTCACCACATGCGCAGTTGAGTACAGTTCACCCTGGTTCCTGAAGCAGTTGCAATCGCAAAGATTTATTGACAGGTATctgtcaatgttttgtttttaaaaatcgaATAAGGTTTTATATCTGTAATACAATCTGCCTTCTGATCGTGCCCATTTCATGGTCCAGCAATAGAGTTCCGctattttatacttttgtttcaaGAAGTTACCTCAAAATCTGTTACGAGCTTTTTCATCGTTTTACGCAATTCAGATGAATCTTTCATCGCGTCAAAGAAAAAATTGCAGATGTCTTCAACTGTATCCGTGCACTGGCGGGTCATTGGCACAGCATAGCGTTCGATACCAGGGAAGCCAGACAGCTCTATTCCTTTGTGTTTAATGTGGATAACCAAGCTCCAAAACTGTTCAAGGAAGTTGCATTTAGTGTTGTATCCAGGTTGAACCTAAACATTTCAAAACATGAAAATGAATGGATTTATAAATACAAACGTCGTGTAAGGCATACAAGGCCAACattaaagggtattttttatgtactttttcctaacaaaaaacacaatgtccacagatacattaaacttacacagtttgaagattatgaaagtagaaagcttcccttgaaattttacttactgagttGATGtagttattttgagaaatgagtaaaagtaataattatcgtctcagttttaacatgtaaaaacgtattaaccagttatgctatactttaactggttaaggggattttaacATGCtacaataattttggtctcaggagaccaaaattattttgtgacttgttttactcatttatcaaaaactacacaaccttagttaataatatttcaagggaagctttcccctatcattatcttcaaaccctgtgagtttaatgtaaatctgtggacattttgaaaaagtacccgaatcctttaaatgCCAAATAGAgatgtattattattttcaatattCTAACAAACGTACTGACGATGAGGTCACTATGAGCATGATTCCCTGTTGGACTCCAAATAATGTGTTCaaggaataataacaataattattataataatagtaataaaccGTATTTTGTATAGTGCATACCACTGTTAAGTCCCCCAAAAAATTGCGCTGGAAACGAAAACAAGATAGGGGTCTCCAAGAGAATGTctttggcccaatgaccagggcaccgATGTAAAGCGCATACTTGATgtagttattgtaaaatgcgctaacAAAGAGTTGGTTATTATGCtcgttgatattattattaattttgttttggttttacccatacaccgatttaAATTTTCCGATATCTATGAAAAAAAGGGCCACAGGCATAatgactcgggtgggattcaaacccacggcCTTGGGGGTTCTAGAACAACGTGTCTTCCCAACCGATATTGCCTGGTAGACTGGCAGATCTAAAAGATGTTAGATTTGTATCGGCGgtaaagacgatgtgacctgtgacatcacatgtttacaaaagagccacagagcctggacttgcTGCAGGCAGGATTTGTACACGGCCTAATGGAAGGAAtcataaaatattatattttatggagattgcactgtctaattcttatcaacttttgatatgatgaaagggggcacatctcaaaacttgtccagcttgtAGGTtgtactttcataattctttgatttgtgtggaaattgtgacacaaaatgtcaactttgacATAGGACCTGtgtagtattgtgcctgccagaatactgaaagaatgtacaaggtcacacttattgtaaacaaagttcacatggtctatagaatactaattttggttttacccgaaCACCGATGTGTATGGAGAAAACCAAAACTATAGTatgctttatccccgatgccaatttttttttattacgacTATCTTACCCCGAGAAGTTGTTTGTAAAGCTTCGGGTAATGACATTTGAAATCGATCTCGAATAAGGATTTCAATTTATCTTGGAGTTGTTGTTCTACCAGTACAGGATCCTGCTCCCCCAGAACAATTGGAAAATACTGGTGTTTCTTTGCACCTTTGACCTTGAGTTTATCTTTCTGTAAAGAAAAATgcaatagagaaaacaaaaattatgttaatgaTTTGGGGGTTCCAAAGATTCAAGACAAATAGttcaaaccataaaaataaagtaaattaCTTGGGTCGCAACATCCCAGTGCAACTACCCTATTGAACTCTTTCACGAACATTGTTTAGGTATCTAAATAATTGTCGGCTCAATGCACATGCTTGCTCAGGGAAGGAGCCAaccttacaagctttgcttctttaTGAGTCCTTCCACAGTTTCATGAATGTCCATGCTTattattcattcataaatacctcagacagtttcactattcctattggtggagagcgcgtcacgtgggtgtgtataaacctttgtttatgaccaataaaaagtgttgaaacatgggtgtgacacgcgagcttgcacctgtgattataagacagtttcagAGCAACGGCCGTGAGACAgtgttgtgccacatcacgcgatacgcgcgacgcgcacagcattcccttataaggagttgtttacccgagggcggcggtgggccttaccatttcatagctggaggggtgttatgTTTAAAGAagtcattgaacaattataatttttgcatttattttactttttgacccaaagtgttgatgtttttttttaccgaaaaggtatttatgaatgggaatcaaagtgtgttgaatcggttttcaactagtagtttaaacccgccgaggcctggttcttgataggttacctcgacttcgtctcggtaaaattatcaagaaccaggcctcgttgggattaaaccactagttgaaaacctcttcaccacacattgattcccttatttaatcaATCTTAAtatcaaacaactatttatCTCTTAACGTCTATCTTACATcgcatttgatttgattttgattgtaATTTTGATACTGTGTGTAATTAAACTCATTGTGTGCAGGTCCaataactgtttgttttttatatgtATAAataagaaggtccggtttggatcgaaagctaaggtcATCTACCTTCTTCAGAGGTATACACAACAAACAACATTTGTAGAGGACAAAAGATGTTTAGTATGAAATGATGGACTACTGGACCACAACAGTGGTGCGTTGTATGTATAACAATGCAGAAAAATTAATATGATATACTGAAAAGATTCATTTTACAAATCAAATGATTTACAGTGAAATATTGACAATATTGGCTTATTGATGTTTTTGTGTGATAAAGTGCTTTAAAAGTTGAAGGTACAAACCTCAATTATCAAGGCAATAATATGGTCAAGTAGAGGGCGCAGTTTCTCACAGCAATCGATGGCAGCGTAAGTAGTGTCAATGCCAACGACTTCAGTTTGACCTTCTTCACGTCCATCCAGCTCAAGCCCGCCTTCGCTGTTCTTGTACCTTTCTTCTATAACTTGTTTCTCCATATCAAAATGTGCTTTCCACGCTTGTCTGAAAAATCCGTCTTTCCGCAAGGTGTTATCAATATCTCTCTGTATCGTCTTACAATTTAAAGCTGAGAAGTCATCGTCGACTGATGAACTGTTCGAACCGTCCTTAAAGGAGCGTGGATGTATCTCTCGATGCACGCAATCATTAAAAGGTTGGGAACAGCAGACATATATCTCTGCTAGAATCTGTAAAGGTTTCAACCAAACTATTTTGCTAACCTTTATTTTTCAGGCGAGATTTGTTAAGCTTGGTTTCAGAATTCCCGGTCCTAATTATAGCTCTGAAGCTTGTAAATAACTGtagaattttgtttgtaaaagtgCTTTGAAAAACAGTCCTGATCAATCACTGGCCGATAGACCCATAATTTAATGATGTTATCTCGCGGCCACCTTTGGTGTAAAAAGATGATGGAACGTCGGAAATTCACCAGGTTCAGCACGCAGCCGAAGGAAGGATTGTCCAATGGGCGAGGGTGCCCTTTacacttaaagccagtggacactattggtaattgtcaaagaccagtcttctcacttctcaacatatgcataaaataacaaacctgtgaaaatttgagctcgattggtcgtcggagttgcgagataactatgaaagaaaaaaacacccttgtcacacgaagttgtgtgctttcagatgcttgatttcgggacctcaaattctaaacttgaggtctcgaaatcaaatccgtggaaaattacttgtttctcgaaaactactccacttcagagggagctgtttctcacactccccattactcataaccaagtaaggttttatgctaataattattttgggtaattaccaatagtgtccactgcctttcagtcATAATGACACATTATGTTCGaagtaaaaatacaaatacTTTGTTGATATCATCGACTATCTTTGTTAACTAAACAACGTTTGTAATGTAATCAAAGATATTGTACTTTAACAAGAAGGTTGCTTATTTCACCGGGTATATGGTGTAAACTTCACGGTTCTTACCTGGATAAACTTGGATCTAGAGATGATCTCGACGTACCCTTCGTGGTGAAGTCGTAAAATCTCAAGACAGGCGACGAGACTTCCGCACCTAACGGCTTCGCGGTATGCTTGGATGCACTTGGATTCTTGTGCTTGTCCAATCGGTGACTTGCACAGCTGTAGGTGTGCCGTAGCAAGAGCAATGTCCGCCAACAACTTGCGACCGGTTGCCTGCTTAAGACCAAGCTTTGTTGAAAGCTTTGAGTTATCGCGAGCCATTGTGTAGCACTCGTCCGCTTTTTCCAGTTGACCCACAGACTCGACGTTGACCAATCGACCCGTAGACCGCTTGCATTGGCCGCCATTGCTGATGTCTAGAAATGTGCACGCGAGTACGCGTTTAGCACAACTCTTAGCAGATGATGAGaggtcttcctttgacctcagttTGGGCGCTGTTTGGGCTAAAGCAGATGCTTCCTTTTCACGCCCCCATTTGAAGTAAACCTTTGCAAGGTAGAACGGAACCCTTTGGTTGGATTGAGTATTGAGCCTCTCAAACAATTCTACagctttttcaaattcaaagtgCTGAAAGTACAGGATACCTTGACTAAAATCGTCTGGATCTTTCTTATAATGTTCTGAGAGTATTTTGTATGCCTCTTCTTTGTCTGTCTTTATCCTTCGTTTAACTTCCCATCTACCGGTTTTCACGTCTATGTTTTCGAACGATGAAGAAAATTCCATCACTTTGATCCATATGCCTAATCTTTTAGGCGATGAAATTTTGGTGAGAAATCGGGCGTAGTCAACGTGCAAGGAGAATACTAACTCAATGGACAACTTCTCAGATTGCAAAAGTAGGTCCTCGTATAGCTTTTGAGCTCCAATTATGTCTCCACGTTTCGATAGGACAATGGCCTTTTTCGTTGCTGCGACTAGATGCTTGCTGTCAATCTGTAGACATATATCCAACTCTCTCAAAGTATATCTTGTCCACATGTCCTTTTCTTGTTTCGGTATGCGGAACCAATTGGCCTTTGAGTTGAAACACAAAGCCAACTGATGGTGAGTCTCGGCAACATCCAAGCATGGTTCAGATGCAATGACGGTAAGTAACAAATCAATAGCTTTCTTCACATTAGCGTGTCTATAAAACCGAACCAAATTATGAAAGACTGCTATCACTTTAGGTGCTTTTTTAAATGCTTCCTCTAAATAAGCACGTGCATCTTCTTTATTTGTACTTCCACGCCGACTCAAATTTTGTCCGAGGAATGATCTTCCAAGTTGGTATTCATCGTTTATGTCCATAAGTCGTTCGCAGTATGTCTTCTCAATATCCATGAGTTCCTTACCATCTGACTCCAAATCGTCGTAATGGTCACCAACATGCCTTTCAAATCGAACCTTCCTCCCTACCATTAGTAAGGCTCCAAACAGAAAACCTGGGTTGGTTGGAAAGTATTTGTGAGCCGCTTTGAAAAGCAGGATGGCATCATCCCTCACATCGGGCCCAAGTCGGGTTAACGCCGCTGCTTTAACTGCACCGATGACATGACGGTCCTTTTCATTCAGTTCCAATTCTTGCAATTTGCAAAGCAAATCTTCCACttgtgtgtcattttgagatTTATATTCAATGTGTAGGCGATTTAGAAGTGCCACACTTCTATAGCCGTTTTGTAATTGTGATGGCGTGTGTGTTGCAATGTGGTCATCCGCTCGATCAAGAAACTCCCGTGCTTTGCTTACATTCCTGTAATGTCGGTGATCTGACACTTCCAAAAATGCCCGGAAGAGAAGTTTTTCCACGAATAGTAGGTTTTTGGTCTCTACTAAGTCGTAATCTAGTTTACAGACAATGTTATCGTAGTTAATAAAAACACGGGCTGAGAGATCCCATGTAAAATGGCAAGGTCTGTCTCTCCACAAAGAATCTGTTTTAAGTACATCCTTTGACGTTGCCATGGTTAATCATTTAAACCGTTTTGCCGTCGTCGTTGACCTTACAAGAGAGTATTCCGCGCAACTACGCCAAAGTGCCAAAGGTCGAGTTTGCGACAAGCGGTGCGTTCCACTTCACATGTTGGCAACAATTAAAGGTGGAACGATTTTGGCATTGCCAACGTTGGCGATCTTGTCAAGAAAATAACTAAAGTGTGTTTTCTGTGGTTGATAGCGCAGTAAGGTACCTACAATACCTacaatacagaaagaaaaaaaatgaaagaaccTTACAACAAAATACGAGTGTTGTCGGCATCTTCTATACAGAGCGCAATATTGACACCACGAGGTGCGCAACCAATCATTTCAAAGATAAAAAACGTTTTCGCGAACGGTTGCGATAAGTTTCTGCAAGTGGAACGCACACCTGGGCGCGGCCAGCAGAACGAGGATTTAACTAGCACCTAACTTGCAAACAAATCTGGATCAAGACCCTATAATAGAGTACTGTCACTGTGAAGTTAAAAGCAAGTCGTCCTTGAAGTCGTCCATGTACGGAGGTGGTTCAACCTGACTCGTCGACAGTTGGGATTCATTCAAAGTTGTTCACACCTCCCCGTTCTATTTTCACTTTAAACCTGCAGAAAAGGATTTTCAGAATAAACTCAAAACTCTGAGTTATACACATTTTTAAGTCACATAACTTTATATATTGAAATATCAATTCCAATGTTTGGGGGTAATTAGAACCGTGGACCACACGGAGActtgaaacaaaagaaaacataaacCAAATGACAACATAATTATAATGTCATTCATTAGAAATGTGATTTCGAGGAGTAGTATTCGATCGGACGAAACTTCGTTAAAAATAAAGCTCAAAATAGTGTTGCTCCCACTAAACACATTTCATTCCCTTTGGACAATAATTGCCCCTCAAAAATACTTCGTGACCACGTGCAGTGTTGATTTGTTGAACTCGAAACTATGTAACTGCTACATCTAGCCTCTGCAAGTAATGTCATTTATCGCAGTTTACGCCAATAATGTTCAAGGAGCATTAGTCCGTTCGTTCTTGTCCCcgtttattgtctgtccccgggcatccctacataagcctcggcttccagatgatgcctcaatactctatttatttatttttttgtcaccCTCATTAAACagatttgtttattggttattccttaaaaacattgtttgtactcagtttgaatgaatgaatatcagtttgaatgaatgaacgaaTGAATGAATAGTGTGGCGTGTCAGACATCGAGCCCGACTCAGACTAGCAGCAAAGCGACAACTTGGGTCGATTGAGTGAGTGAGTAGATGGGTCAGGTCATGTTTGTTATAAAGCCAATGCACAAACGTTTCCAATAAACAGCGCCCTCGATTACCCTGACAAGAAAAtatatttaacaataataattattataacaataataataataatatcgaagtcttatatagcgcacgtatctaccaaacaaggtactcaaggcgctgagtatataca
Proteins encoded in this region:
- the LOC139940729 gene encoding uncharacterized protein, whose protein sequence is MATSKDVLKTDSLWRDRPCHFTWDLSARVFINYDNIVCKLDYDLVETKNLLFVEKLLFRAFLEVSDHRHYRNVSKAREFLDRADDHIATHTPSQLQNGYRSVALLNRLHIEYKSQNDTQVEDLLCKLQELELNEKDRHVIGAVKAAALTRLGPDVRDDAILLFKAAHKYFPTNPGFLFGALLMVGRKVRFERHVGDHYDDLESDGKELMDIEKTYCERLMDINDEYQLGRSFLGQNLSRRGSTNKEDARAYLEEAFKKAPKVIAVFHNLVRFYRHANVKKAIDLLLTVIASEPCLDVAETHHQLALCFNSKANWFRIPKQEKDMWTRYTLRELDICLQIDSKHLVAATKKAIVLSKRGDIIGAQKLYEDLLLQSEKLSIELVFSLHVDYARFLTKISSPKRLGIWIKVMEFSSSFENIDVKTGRWEVKRRIKTDKEEAYKILSEHYKKDPDDFSQGILYFQHFEFEKAVELFERLNTQSNQRVPFYLAKVYFKWGREKEASALAQTAPKLRSKEDLSSSAKSCAKRVLACTFLDISNGGQCKRSTGRLVNVESVGQLEKADECYTMARDNSKLSTKLGLKQATGRKLLADIALATAHLQLCKSPIGQAQESKCIQAYREAVRCGSLVACLEILRLHHEGYVEIISRSKFIQILAEIYVCCSQPFNDCVHREIHPRSFKDGSNSSSVDDDFSALNCKTIQRDIDNTLRKDGFFRQAWKAHFDMEKQVIEERYKNSEGGLELDGREEGQTEVVGIDTTYAAIDCCEKLRPLLDHIIALIIEKDKLKVKGAKKHQYFPIVLGEQDPVLVEQQLQDKLKSLFEIDFKCHYPKLYKQLLGVQPGYNTKCNFLEQFWSLVIHIKHKGIELSGFPGIERYAVPMTRQCTDTVEDICNFFFDAMKDSSELRKTMKKLVTDFERSPRQDMHEMCEKADQLWYILSDRPDLVIRIGSTWEIIEMLALIKQIWEHSGPTGDLEVELTKMTEGSWDPSKNLRRLHFEVELALLRTADRNSEDVLKKCRDACEEADQLLDAVLLKKTQDESAGNVVKFPFEDERPSHQRLDKADGYDHWRGKVKNRIVKGLKQMQITSSVKPLLDTILKVQPCYNDDNYNFIALRVFIDMCKTGNIPNSVHIKTLDKHVPVVDLTRWCVDHVEKTAAEVEKL